One genomic segment of Novisyntrophococcus fermenticellae includes these proteins:
- a CDS encoding Mini-ribonuclease 3: MEESLITYLKEQFHQKDVDIKTYSPLTLAYIGDAIYDLLIRTLLVDKGNTQVNKLHRRASDLVKAGKQSQMIGILEQHFTTEELQVYKRGRNAKSFTSAKNASITDYRRATGFEAVMGYLYLKGEYHRIIDLIKLGLEPGEEEKDGERQTRESE, from the coding sequence ATGGAAGAGAGCCTGATCACATATCTGAAGGAGCAGTTTCACCAGAAGGATGTGGATATCAAAACCTATTCGCCGCTTACATTAGCTTATATTGGAGATGCAATCTATGACTTGCTTATCCGGACCCTTCTGGTGGATAAAGGAAATACACAGGTAAACAAGCTGCATAGAAGAGCAAGCGATCTGGTGAAAGCCGGGAAGCAGTCGCAGATGATTGGAATTCTGGAGCAGCATTTTACCACGGAAGAATTGCAGGTATATAAAAGAGGACGCAATGCCAAGTCTTTTACCAGCGCCAAGAATGCAAGTATAACCGATTATCGGAGAGCAACCGGTTTTGAAGCGGTCATGGGCTACCTATACCTTAAGGGCGAGTATCACCGTATAATTGATTTGATAAAACTGGGTTTGGAACCTGGAGAAGAGGAAAAAGATGGAGAACGCCAGACAAGAGAGTCAGAATGA
- the rlmB gene encoding 23S rRNA (guanosine(2251)-2'-O)-methyltransferase RlmB, translating into MENARQESQNENKIEGRNAVLEALRSGRSIDKIFILMGSHDGPIQSILRESKKHDVIISYVSKERLNQISETGNHQGVIALAASYTYATVEDILQRAAEKGEPPFILLLDGIEDPHNLGAILRTANLAGAHGIIIPKHRAVGLTATVAKTSAGAINYTPVAKVTNLGIVIEQLKKEGLWFVCADMEGTRMYDLDLKGPIGLVIGNEGGGVSRLVREKCDLTASIPTKGDIDSLNASVAAGILAYEIVRQRG; encoded by the coding sequence ATGGAGAACGCCAGACAAGAGAGTCAGAATGAGAATAAAATTGAGGGAAGAAATGCGGTGCTGGAGGCTCTTCGCTCAGGCAGAAGTATTGACAAGATTTTTATATTGATGGGAAGCCATGATGGTCCGATTCAGTCGATATTAAGAGAGTCAAAAAAGCACGATGTTATCATAAGTTATGTCTCGAAGGAGAGATTGAATCAGATTTCGGAAACAGGGAATCATCAGGGGGTGATTGCTCTGGCTGCATCCTATACGTATGCCACAGTGGAGGATATCCTGCAAAGAGCAGCAGAGAAGGGAGAACCGCCTTTTATCCTACTGCTGGATGGAATTGAGGATCCTCATAATCTGGGGGCAATCTTAAGAACCGCCAATCTGGCGGGTGCACACGGTATTATTATACCAAAGCACAGAGCCGTGGGGCTGACGGCCACAGTGGCTAAAACTTCGGCAGGAGCAATTAATTACACACCTGTGGCTAAGGTGACGAATTTAGGGATTGTCATCGAACAACTGAAGAAGGAAGGCCTGTGGTTTGTATGTGCCGATATGGAAGGAACCAGGATGTATGATCTGGATCTGAAAGGACCTATCGGACTTGTAATCGGTAATGAAGGCGGAGGAGTCAGCCGTCTGGTCAGAGAAAAGTGTGACCTGACTGCCTCCATCCCCACGAAAGGTGATATCGATTCTTTAAATGCATCGGTGGCAGCCGGAATACTTGCTTATGAGATTGTCAGACAGCGAGGATAA
- a CDS encoding sigma-70 family RNA polymerase sigma factor: MKNYHEFTDEQLIEKLRNGEQEIADFLVDKYKNLVRKKARALYLAGGDQEDLLQEGMLGLFKAVQEYLPGKDAAFYTFASSCITNQMYKAVTTSLRQKHQPLNNSLSLNELEESAAWNLITEESPEKIFLEQERSDHLNSKIKATLSNFEMQVLGMYLGGYDYISIGEKLHKTPKSIDNALQRIRKKVRETLGTAGSRTVKKG; the protein is encoded by the coding sequence ATGAAAAATTACCATGAGTTCACGGATGAACAGCTCATAGAAAAATTGAGAAATGGAGAACAGGAGATAGCCGATTTTCTTGTGGATAAGTATAAAAACCTGGTTCGCAAGAAAGCCCGTGCTCTTTACCTGGCCGGCGGTGATCAGGAGGATTTGCTTCAGGAAGGAATGCTGGGGCTTTTTAAGGCTGTTCAGGAATATCTGCCCGGTAAAGATGCTGCTTTTTATACATTTGCCAGCTCATGCATCACAAACCAGATGTATAAGGCCGTAACAACTTCCCTGAGACAGAAACATCAGCCATTGAATAATTCACTGTCTTTAAATGAACTGGAAGAAAGTGCGGCATGGAATCTGATTACAGAAGAGAGTCCTGAAAAGATTTTTCTGGAACAGGAGCGCAGCGACCATCTTAACAGTAAAATCAAAGCCACACTAAGTAACTTTGAGATGCAGGTTCTGGGGATGTATCTGGGAGGATACGATTATATCAGCATAGGAGAGAAACTGCATAAAACTCCGAAGTCCATAGACAACGCCCTTCAGAGAATAAGAAAAAAGGTCAGGGAAACCCTTGGAACCGCAGGCAGCAGAACTGTGAAAAAAGGCTGA
- a CDS encoding metallophosphoesterase encodes MSYSSRLDRAFQNAPHLELNDDSRFVLISDCHRGMGTSNDNFLKNQNSYFAAIQHYYTLGYTYIELGDGDELWENRSLSQIVDLHSDVFWLLSRYYKENRLYLLYGNHDMVKRSLSYVSKNLAEYHCNSLRECISLFPGIRIHEALILKDRSKDIYLTHGHQADIINSTFWKISRFLVRYLWKPAERFGVLDPTSAAKNYTHKKKTEEHLTQWACDHQQILVTGHTHRPMIGSPDSPYFNTGSCVHPHCITCIELESRCMTLVKWTTATREDMTLYITREILAGPVCIDDYHLEK; translated from the coding sequence ATGAGTTACAGCAGCCGTCTGGACCGCGCATTTCAAAATGCTCCTCACCTTGAATTGAATGATGATTCCAGGTTTGTTCTTATCAGTGACTGCCACAGAGGCATGGGAACTTCCAATGATAATTTTCTAAAAAATCAAAACTCCTATTTTGCTGCTATTCAGCATTATTATACTCTGGGCTACACTTACATTGAATTGGGAGATGGTGATGAGTTATGGGAAAATCGTTCACTTAGCCAGATTGTCGATCTGCACAGCGATGTGTTCTGGCTCCTCTCAAGATACTATAAAGAAAACAGATTATATCTGTTATATGGAAACCATGATATGGTAAAGCGATCGCTGTCCTACGTATCAAAAAACCTTGCCGAATATCACTGCAACAGTCTTCGGGAATGCATTTCGCTTTTCCCGGGAATTCGAATCCATGAAGCACTTATACTAAAAGACCGCTCCAAAGATATCTATCTGACCCATGGCCATCAGGCAGATATTATAAACAGTACCTTTTGGAAAATATCCCGTTTTCTGGTCCGTTATCTCTGGAAGCCGGCTGAACGCTTCGGTGTTCTGGATCCCACCAGCGCCGCAAAGAATTACACACATAAAAAAAAGACAGAGGAGCATCTTACGCAATGGGCTTGTGACCATCAGCAAATCCTGGTTACCGGCCATACGCACAGACCTATGATTGGATCGCCCGATTCCCCGTATTTTAATACCGGAAGCTGCGTCCATCCACACTGTATCACATGCATTGAACTGGAAAGCCGATGTATGACACTGGTAAAATGGACCACCGCTACCAGGGAAGATATGACTCTTTATATAACAAGAGAAATCCTTGCAGGTCCTGTATGCATCGATGACTACCACCTTGAAAAATAA
- a CDS encoding family 1 encapsulin nanocompartment shell protein, whose product MSYLSRESSPLSEGLWEEIDAAVIKTARRTLVGRRFLHVFGPLGVGVETIAVDDIDEVQEVEHDGVITTSGRKFAEIPLIFEDFTLLARDLESVRKSGFPVDLSKTLMAAEACALKEDELIFWGNKELGYDGMLTTSGTQKIDKKDWSTGENAFTDIAAGLTALAEKGIYGTNSLILSLDLYMQLQRLQPGTGLLEIDRISKMLNGHVYPARALGSDKAILAASDEINMDLVVGQDMAAAYLEQKDLNHSFRILETVLPRFKRKQAIVVFD is encoded by the coding sequence ATGAGTTATTTATCCAGAGAATCCTCCCCTCTTTCTGAGGGGCTTTGGGAAGAAATTGACGCTGCAGTAATAAAGACAGCACGAAGAACATTAGTTGGAAGACGTTTTCTGCATGTTTTCGGTCCGCTTGGCGTGGGTGTGGAAACAATCGCAGTGGATGACATTGATGAAGTTCAGGAAGTGGAACACGACGGTGTCATTACAACGAGCGGCAGAAAATTCGCAGAGATTCCACTTATTTTTGAGGATTTTACTTTACTTGCCAGAGATCTTGAGAGCGTCAGAAAATCCGGTTTTCCTGTTGACTTATCCAAGACTTTGATGGCCGCCGAAGCATGTGCTCTCAAAGAAGACGAGCTGATTTTCTGGGGTAACAAAGAGCTCGGATACGACGGTATGCTGACAACTTCAGGCACGCAAAAAATAGATAAAAAAGATTGGAGTACCGGCGAGAATGCTTTTACTGACATCGCAGCCGGACTTACCGCTTTGGCTGAAAAAGGCATCTACGGAACCAATTCCCTGATACTGAGTCTGGATCTCTATATGCAGCTGCAAAGGTTACAGCCCGGAACCGGACTGCTGGAAATCGACCGGATATCCAAGATGCTGAACGGACATGTCTATCCTGCACGTGCTTTAGGGTCCGACAAGGCTATACTGGCAGCATCTGATGAGATAAATATGGATCTTGTAGTCGGACAGGATATGGCTGCGGCTTACCTGGAGCAAAAAGATTTGAATCACAGCTTCCGCATCCTGGAAACTGTACTTCCGCGCTTTAAGAGAAAACAAGCGATTGTCGTTTTTGATTAA
- a CDS encoding demethoxyubiquinone hydroxylase family protein, with protein sequence MPAFANPFQGNVDRKMNKEELIQAIRLDIAGELEAIYLYDAHVQATDIEAAKKVLADIRGEEKAHVGELMTLLRTLDPQEADFFASGEEEVREMLEDLGITARTDEQSSDDTPSAETVGSLIE encoded by the coding sequence ATGCCGGCTTTTGCAAATCCCTTTCAGGGGAATGTTGACCGCAAAATGAACAAAGAGGAATTAATTCAGGCAATTCGTCTGGATATAGCAGGTGAGCTGGAAGCCATCTATCTGTACGATGCACATGTACAGGCGACAGACATCGAGGCAGCAAAAAAAGTCCTCGCGGATATCCGTGGCGAAGAAAAGGCACATGTTGGTGAACTCATGACACTGCTTAGAACCCTTGATCCCCAGGAGGCTGATTTTTTTGCATCTGGTGAAGAGGAGGTCCGGGAGATGCTGGAGGACTTAGGGATCACTGCCCGGACAGATGAGCAGTCTTCCGATGACACCCCTTCTGCCGAAACAGTAGGAAGCCTGATTGAATAA
- a CDS encoding glutaredoxin family protein, producing MQELKLYYMDACPYCRKVLRYMEANDIDGVKLLDVDADPKNQDELMKFGGMDQVPMLLIDKKPLYESDDIIQWFEDSK from the coding sequence ATGCAGGAATTAAAATTATATTATATGGATGCATGCCCGTATTGCAGGAAAGTTCTCAGATACATGGAGGCAAACGATATCGATGGCGTAAAATTGCTGGACGTTGATGCGGATCCAAAGAATCAGGACGAACTGATGAAGTTCGGAGGGATGGATCAGGTTCCCATGTTGTTGATAGATAAGAAACCGCTCTATGAATCGGATGATATCATTCAATGGTTTGAAGATAGTAAATAA
- a CDS encoding thioredoxin domain-containing protein → MNRLKKEKSPYLLQHASNPVDWYPWGTEAFAQAEKEDKPIFLSIGYSTCHWCHVMAHESFEDAEVAQLLNREFISIKVDREERPDIDAVYMAACQALTGAGGWPLTILMTADQKPFWTGTYLPKKSVYGRPGLMELLDSVRQQWRLNREKMISAGEEITAFLQASGSNSQMPPVNPDKALIYHAVQDLKDTFDERWGGFGNEPKFPIPHNIIFLLQYASYEKDSDALHIAEHTLRQMYRGGIFDHLGGGFSRYSTDKRWLVPHFEKMLYDNALLVSAYTEAFHITQDPFYAAVAKQTLRYVLRELTDSQGGFYCGQDADSDGIEGKYYLFTRQEIDAVLGKQKGSLISNWLGVTQQGNFEGKNILNLLNNPDYEKMPEDIESLCQKLYDYRLERTRLHKDDKILTSWNSLMIAAMAKAGWMLNEPACLQAAVRAQQFIKNALIGKNGRLMLRWRQGEAAHDGQLDDYAFYAYALLALYRATLQADYLQEAAEIAAQMWDLFWDENSGGFFLYSREGEQLISRPKETYDGALPSGNSVAAAVLEELSKLTGEVKWQDRSYRQICFLTGESRGYPSGHSMGLIAVAKALYPSRELICATAEKRAPEELTFFLCENSHPDLTVLLINKENMDKLIQAAPFIRDYPVPDDKTVYYLCKNGACNSPVDNLEALKEQFKSE, encoded by the coding sequence ATGAATCGTTTGAAGAAAGAGAAATCCCCTTATTTGCTGCAGCACGCTTCCAACCCCGTAGATTGGTATCCATGGGGAACAGAAGCATTTGCACAGGCAGAAAAAGAAGATAAACCAATATTTTTAAGCATTGGTTACAGCACTTGTCACTGGTGTCATGTTATGGCACACGAATCCTTTGAAGATGCCGAAGTGGCGCAATTGCTGAACCGGGAATTTATTTCCATTAAGGTTGACCGTGAAGAGCGACCCGATATTGACGCGGTCTATATGGCAGCCTGTCAGGCGCTGACAGGCGCTGGCGGATGGCCCCTTACAATTCTAATGACAGCAGATCAAAAACCATTTTGGACCGGAACTTATCTTCCTAAAAAGTCTGTTTATGGAAGACCGGGTCTTATGGAATTACTGGATAGCGTAAGACAGCAGTGGAGGTTAAACCGCGAAAAGATGATATCGGCAGGAGAAGAGATTACTGCTTTTCTACAGGCTTCCGGCAGTAATTCACAGATGCCGCCGGTGAATCCGGATAAAGCGTTGATTTATCATGCTGTTCAAGATTTAAAAGACACCTTTGATGAGCGGTGGGGTGGCTTTGGGAATGAACCGAAATTTCCAATTCCACATAATATAATATTCTTATTGCAGTATGCATCGTATGAAAAGGATTCGGACGCACTTCATATAGCAGAGCATACGCTTCGGCAGATGTACCGTGGTGGGATTTTCGATCATCTGGGAGGCGGTTTTTCCCGCTATTCTACGGATAAGAGATGGCTGGTACCGCATTTTGAAAAAATGCTCTATGACAATGCTTTACTGGTAAGTGCATATACAGAAGCTTTTCATATAACACAGGATCCCTTTTATGCAGCAGTAGCAAAGCAGACACTCCGTTATGTTCTGCGGGAACTTACCGACAGTCAGGGAGGATTCTACTGTGGACAAGATGCAGACAGTGATGGCATAGAAGGGAAGTATTATCTGTTCACCCGCCAGGAGATAGATGCGGTACTGGGCAAACAGAAGGGCTCCTTGATCAGCAACTGGCTTGGGGTGACACAACAGGGTAATTTTGAAGGTAAAAATATTTTAAATTTATTGAATAACCCTGACTATGAAAAAATGCCCGAAGATATTGAATCCCTCTGTCAGAAACTTTATGATTACCGCTTAGAGCGTACGAGGTTACACAAGGATGATAAAATTCTCACTTCCTGGAATTCTCTTATGATTGCAGCGATGGCAAAAGCGGGCTGGATGCTGAATGAGCCTGCCTGTCTGCAGGCGGCAGTCAGGGCACAGCAGTTTATCAAGAATGCCCTGATTGGGAAAAACGGCAGACTTATGCTTCGTTGGCGTCAAGGGGAAGCTGCTCACGATGGTCAGCTGGATGACTACGCATTCTATGCATATGCTTTGCTTGCCTTATACCGCGCAACGTTACAGGCTGACTACCTGCAGGAGGCAGCAGAGATTGCCGCCCAAATGTGGGATTTATTCTGGGATGAGAATTCAGGAGGATTTTTTCTTTATTCCCGGGAAGGGGAACAACTGATCAGCCGGCCGAAGGAGACCTATGACGGGGCACTTCCTTCCGGTAATTCCGTTGCGGCGGCCGTGTTGGAAGAACTCTCAAAATTAACCGGAGAGGTAAAGTGGCAGGATAGAAGTTATCGGCAAATCTGTTTTCTTACCGGAGAGAGTCGAGGGTATCCTTCGGGACACAGCATGGGGTTAATTGCTGTGGCAAAAGCACTCTATCCCTCACGGGAACTGATTTGTGCAACCGCGGAAAAACGTGCTCCGGAAGAACTGACGTTTTTCCTTTGCGAGAATTCCCATCCGGATTTAACCGTGTTGTTAATAAACAAAGAGAATATGGACAAGCTTATTCAGGCAGCTCCTTTTATCCGGGACTATCCGGTTCCTGACGATAAAACCGTATATTATCTATGCAAGAACGGTGCCTGCAATTCTCCGGTTGATAATCTGGAAGCATTAAAAGAACAATTTAAATCCGAATAA